The following are from one region of the Lepeophtheirus salmonis chromosome 8, UVic_Lsal_1.4, whole genome shotgun sequence genome:
- the LOC121123209 gene encoding dehydrogenase/reductase SDR family member 11: MERWSGRVALVTGATSGIGASIAVELAKNGMKVVGCGRRVEKIQELNKEHGVRIIEYKCDLSNMSEIYAMFDWIKAHKDLGHLDACICNAGMSTSQTLMEGNPESWNRMMNVNVISTSLATQLAIKQFKEFNINDGQIIMINSVFSHNHPSPSMEYLNFYSATKITNKALLEMWRKEISLMEPANNIRIAAISPGLVDTEFISAMYKDKSPQELEALKETVRTTMTSLTPQEVVNTLLYIMSTPPHIQIHDVIIRTAGKNNI; encoded by the exons ATGGAAAGGTGGAGTGGAAGAGTTGCCCTTGTAACAGGAGCCACCTCAGGGATAGGAGCATCCATAGCCGTGGAATTGGCAAAGAac GGTATGAAAGTTGTTGGATGTGGACGTCGTGTGGAAAAAATCCAGGAGCTAAACAAAGAGCATGGAGTACGCATCATAGAGTACAAATGCGACCTCTCTAATATGAGTGAAATTTACGCCATGTTCGATTGGATTAAGGCTCACAAAGATCTTGGCCATCTGGATGCTTGCATTTGTAATGCAGGAATGTCAACGAGTCAAACCCTTATGGAAGGGAATCCCGAGTCTTGGAATAGAATGATGAATGTGAACGTTATTTCCACATCCCTGGCCACACAGTTGGCGATAAAACAATTCAAGgagtttaatattaatgatgggCAAATTATTATGATCAACAGTGTTTTTAGTCACAATCATCCGTCTCCTAGCATGGAGTACTTAAATTTCTATTCTGCAACAAAGATAACAAATAAAGCTCTTTTGGAGATGTGGCGAAAAGAG aTTAGTCTAATGGAACCTGCGAATAATATCCGCATTGCTGCCATATCTCCTGGTTTAGTGGACACGGAGTTCATCTCTGCCATGTACAAAGACAAGTCTCCACAAGAACTTGAAGCCCTTAAAGAGACTGTCAGAACCACAATGACGTCGTTGACACCCCAAGAAGTCGTGAACACGCTTTTGTACATCATGTCAACCCCACCACATATCCAAATACATGACGTGATTATTCGTACCGCaggaaagaataatatttaa
- the LOC121122956 gene encoding toll-like receptor Tollo, with protein MKSLLNYFLLLLPYLSAPIHGNCIWNGQTRIHCDLNILDFRHNSSDVPSEASKVIEELNVDCSDVLYFESQLRSDHFGELSRLSTLRIHNCKVHTLPPRSFVSLIRLRELVIQTHNADMSGLVMEPDYESLVGLESLETLDLSFNNVLKFPEGLLCPLKSIQLFNASFNNLTNLEDLGLRNSSGKYCQNISSLESLILKGNSIQSISPGAISALPSLLSLDISNNGLRVLVNDAFQGLGNLKFLDLSHNALVALPPDIFKGLSKLESLSIGNNSLGTIDINVFSNLGSLKSLNLSGNSLDENWLKPGIFDHLISLLLLDLSFNHLSKLEQPELFAYIENLEALNLDSNRLKSISSQIFRLTPNLVILTLSRNELETIQYKTLEGLTHLESLFLDHNKIHSLQSGTFENCTRLQKLKLNNNYLTQVPNAFHDLEALIYLDLSSNVIGVIKRESFKGLGELKTLRIANNGLSRVGEGAFKDTSQLMHLDLSINRFKALERETFTVLNNLQSLNMAENLLEDINGVLSSLVQLKWLNISSNHLGWFDYAFLPLNLEWLDVHNNRVDSLANYFGIKGDYSLKYLDASFNKIRILKPLSIPSSLTHLYLNDNNIEEIEANTFLDKRNLSRVHLERNNLSKLEMNSLVLSSSDTIIDSPTFYFEDNPFICDCHLQWFQGINTRLHHYPHVMDMDTLTCSSRRNSVYAVLIPLSDVPPEEFLCRYESHCFPSCMCCDFFACDCRLKCPEEEGCFCFRDSTWNSNVVKCSTRSLNSIPSTIPVDATTLHLDGNNFTEVSSAMFIGRVKLTKLFLNNSRVTTMGNGSFAGLPRLTILDLSQNRLQELNGPEFAGLESTLRELYLQGNQLVRMKANAFRNLGELRVLRLDGNLLISFPVWSLAHNPSLISLSLAHNWWQCDCEFVSKFREFIDDHLDIVRDYQSITCTSRDGQTRPCTTVFFFIQK; from the exons atgaagTCCCTTCTCAACTACTTCCTACTCCTTCTCCCTTATCTCAGTGCTCCTATCCACGGAAATTGTATTTGGAATGGACAAACAAGGATTCATTGTGACTTAAACATTCTGGACTTTCGACACAACTCCTCGGATGTTCCTTCTGAGGCTTCAAAAGTAATCGAGGAACTGAATGTTGACTGCTCagatgttttatattttgagtcTCAGCTCCGTTCGGATCACTTTGGAGAGCTCAGCAGACTCTCAACGCTTCGTATACATAATTGTAAAGTACATACTCTACCTCCGAGGAGTTTTGTCTCTCTTATTCGACTTAGAGAGCTCGTTATTCAAACACATAATGCTGATATGTCAGGTCTTGTCATGGAGCCGGACTATGAGAGTCTGGTAGGGTTAGAATCCCTAGAGACTTTAGATCTATCTTTTAATAATGTACTCAAATTCCCAGAGGGTCTCTTATGTCCCCTCAAATCCATTCAACTCTTTAATGCTTCCTTCAACAATCTGACTAATCTCGAGGATCTGGGATTAAGGAATTCGTCAGGAAagtattgtcaaaatatttcttcattggAGTCACTTATACTCAAGGGGAATTCCATTCAATCCATTTCTCCTGGTGCCATATCTGCACTTCCCTCACTTTTATCTTTGGATATATCAAATAATGGACTCCGTGTTCTCGTCAACGATGCCTTTCAAGGCCTTGGTAATCTCAAGTTTTTGGATTTATCACACAACGCCCTTGTTGCACTTCCTCCTGATATTTTTAAGGGCTTATCCAAACTAGAATCTCTTTCCATTGGAAACAACTCCCTTGGAACCATTGATATCAACGTTTTCTCCAATTTAGGATCTCTTAAGTCTCTTAATCTAAGTGGTAATTCTTTGGATGAAAATTGGTTAAAACCAGGGATATTTGATCATTTGATTTCCTTGCTTCTCCTGGACTTGAGTTTTAACCATCTCTCTAAATTAGAGCAACCAGAATTATTCGCTTATATTGAAAATCTTGAGGCACTCAACTTGGATTCAAATAGGCTTAAATCCATTTCGAGTCAAATTTTTCGTTTGACTCCTAATCTGGTTATCCTCACTTTATCTAGAAATGAACTTGAGACCATTCAGTACAAAACATTAGAAGGCCTAACTCATCTTGAGTCCCTCTTTTTGgatcataataaaatacattcccTACAGTCTGGAACATTTGAAAATTGTACACGGCTTCagaagttaaaattaaataataactatttaactcag GTTCCGAATGCATTTCATGATTTAGAAGCATTGATTTATTTGGATCTAAGTTCCAATGTTATAGGAGTGATTAAGAGGGAGTCTTTTAAAGGGCTTGGAGAATTAAAAACTCTCCGGATTGCTAATAATGGACTAAGTCGTGTTGGGGAAGGAGCCTTCAAAGACACGTCTCAATTAATGCATCTGGATCTAAGTATCAATCGTTTCAAGGCCTTGGAGCGAGAAACTTTTAcggttttaaataatttgcagTCCTTGAACATGGCTGAAAATCTATTGGAGGACATCAATGGAGTTTTAAGCTCTTTAGTGCAATTGAAATGGTTGAATATTTCAAGCAATCATTTGG gTTGGTTTGATTATGCGTTTTTACCATTGAATTTGGAGTGGCTTGATGTTCATAATAATCGTGTGGATTCCCTTGcaaattattttggaattaaaggcgactattctttaaaatatttggatGCATCCTTTAATAAAATCCGTATTCTCAAACCCCTTTCCATTCCATCATCCCTAACTCATTTATACTTGAATGATAACAACATTGAAGAAATAGAAGCAAATACATTTCTGGATAAAAGAAACTTGAGCAGAGTTCATCTAGAGAGAaataacctctcaaaattggAAATGAATTCTCTCGTCCTGTCCTCTTCTGATACCATAATTG ACTCTCCCACATTTTATTTCGAAGACAATCCCTTTATATGTGACTGCCATCTCCAATGGTTTCAAGGTATCAATACACGTCTTCATCACTATCCTCACGTCATGGATATGGATACTCTAACCTGCTCCAGTCGACGAAACTCTGTATATGCCGTACTTATACCATTGTCTGACGTGCCGCCTGAAGAGTTTCTATGCCGCTATGAGTCTCATTGCTTTCCTTCTTGTATGTGCTGTGATTTCTTTGCGTGTGACTGCCGTCTTAAATGTCCTGAAGAAGAAGGTTGCTTTTGCTTTCGAGACTCAACATGGAACTCAAATGTTGTCAAGTGTTCCACACGTAGTCTTAACTCCATACCTAGCACAATCCCAGTGGATGCAACAACTCTCCATTTGGACGGCAATAATTTTACTGAGGTTTCCTCCGCCATGTTCATTGGGCGAGTCAAGTtgaccaaattatttttaaataattcccgAGTAACAACTATGGGCAATGGGAGCTTTGCTGGATTACCCCGGCTCACAATCCTAGATTTGTCTCAAAATCGACTGCAAGAGCTTAATGGACCGGAATTTGCTGGTTTAGAATCTACTCTGAGAGAGCTATATCTTCAGGGAAATCAATTGGTTCGGATGAAAGCAAATGCATTTCGAAATTTGGGAGAGTTAAGAGTTCTTAGACTTGATGGAAATTTACTCATCAGTTTCCCGGTTTGGTCTTTGGCACATAATCCAAGTTTGATTTCGCTCTCACTGGCTCACAATTGGTGGCAGTGTGATTGTGAATTCGTCAGTAAATTCCGAGAATTTATTGATGATCATTTGGATATTGTCCGGGATTATCAAAGTATTACATGTACAAGTCGAGATGGTCAGACTCGACCTTGTAccactgtattttttttcatccagaAATAG